In Nonomuraea sp. NBC_00507, the following are encoded in one genomic region:
- a CDS encoding amidohydrolase family protein gives MSLELVPGLARAIEELRLVDHHVHGASAGDLSRKAFEELIIESDRPIPEWMTPFDSQVGYAILRHCAPVLGLDPHCTPEEYLARRARLGVDEVNRLLLTASGVGHFLVETGHRGEEVLGPSGMADAAGVPADEVVRLEAVAEQVAADGCAAWAFAGRFEEALWERTRTARGLKTIAAYRHGLDFDPARPAGEEVTEAAGRWFAAGGRLTDPVLLRHLIWAGLDRGLPLQFHIGFGDPDVDLRRSDPLLLRGLIELAEPTGVPLLLLHCYPYQRQAGFLAHAYPNVFFDVGLGVTFTGARSVALVAESLEAAPFAKILFSSDAWGPAELHHLGARLWRRAMARVLGEFVAEGEWSIGEAMRVATLVGSENARRVYGLGT, from the coding sequence GTGTCCCTTGAGCTCGTCCCCGGCCTGGCCCGGGCCATCGAGGAGTTGCGGCTGGTCGACCACCACGTGCACGGCGCCTCGGCCGGCGACCTGTCGCGCAAGGCGTTCGAGGAGCTGATCATCGAGTCCGACCGGCCCATCCCCGAGTGGATGACCCCGTTCGACTCCCAGGTGGGATACGCGATCCTGCGCCACTGCGCCCCCGTCCTCGGCCTCGACCCGCACTGCACGCCGGAGGAATACCTGGCCAGGCGCGCCAGGCTCGGCGTGGACGAGGTCAACCGGCTGCTGCTCACCGCGAGCGGCGTCGGGCACTTCCTCGTCGAGACCGGCCACCGGGGCGAGGAGGTGCTCGGCCCGTCCGGCATGGCCGACGCGGCAGGCGTGCCCGCCGACGAGGTGGTGCGGCTGGAAGCGGTGGCCGAGCAGGTGGCCGCGGACGGGTGCGCGGCGTGGGCGTTCGCCGGGCGGTTCGAGGAGGCGCTGTGGGAGCGCACCCGCACGGCGCGCGGGCTCAAGACCATCGCCGCCTACCGTCACGGACTCGACTTCGACCCGGCCCGGCCGGCGGGCGAGGAGGTCACGGAGGCGGCCGGCCGCTGGTTCGCGGCAGGCGGGCGGCTGACCGATCCGGTGCTGCTGCGCCACCTCATCTGGGCGGGGCTCGACCGGGGGCTGCCGCTGCAGTTCCACATCGGCTTCGGCGATCCCGACGTGGACCTTCGGCGATCCGACCCGCTGCTGCTGCGCGGCCTGATCGAGCTGGCCGAGCCGACCGGGGTGCCATTGCTGTTGCTGCACTGCTACCCCTACCAGCGGCAAGCCGGGTTCCTGGCGCACGCCTACCCCAACGTTTTCTTCGACGTCGGGCTGGGCGTCACCTTCACGGGGGCGCGCAGTGTGGCGCTGGTGGCGGAGAGCCTGGAGGCGGCGCCGTTCGCGAAGATCCTCTTCTCGTCGGACGCCTGGGGCCCCGCCGAGCTGCACCACCTCGGGGCGCGGCTGTGGCGGCGGGCCATGGCGCGGGTGCTGGGGGAGTTCGTGGCCGAGGGGGAGTGGTCGATCGGCGAGGCGATGCGGGTGGCCACGCTGGTGGGCAGCGAGAACGCCCGCCGCGTGTACGGCCTCGGAACCTGA
- a CDS encoding phosphodiester glycosidase family protein, with translation MQTLRLLAATALLLGPLAVTVAPAQADPVPPAEDALEASSYPPPSTLLARAAAGQPRLETAKRTRPVAPGISLTSFDTYDALGWLRADAITADLGGATADYVFSGEVSKTEPLSGPAKRSHAVAAVNGDFFDINNSGAAQGIGVQNGNLIQSPVAGHDNAVAVTGDGVGRVLKMYFEGTATPAGGSPIKLTQFNQIVQGGGVGLFTSLWGSYTRARAVAGAASVAEVVLVNGVVSEVRTSAGSGPIPAGTTILLGRDAGATALSALKVGDRVDVKYQPKSSDGSTVKAAVGGNWVLVKDGVAQNSTDQAAHPRTAVGFSADGRKMYLLTVDGRQADSRGVTLNELAALMVDLGAANALNLDGGGSSTMLAREPGSADVQVENSPSDGGERHVPNGLALYAPQGSGKLKGFWLETANDPARAPGAAPVAGGRPDRVFPGLTRRLTAAGYDETYGPAAGTPSWRANPAVHGVVRDGRFHALVPGQTIVTASRGGAQGTVDLTVLQPLQRLGTTADRLGMPGQGRTATFGVVGYDRNGNSAPIEPADLTLDYDKNLFEVTAAEHGSFTVKAKQATGSGLITARVGKLSTAVPVTVGFEDKPVADFEDAATWTFAAARATGSLSAAPGQSGGGLKLSYDFTTSTATRAAYASPPQQIVVDGQPQAFGLWIHSTGKGEWPSLEFYDALGQSQILRGPYMTWTGWRFVEFAVPAGVNYPLKLRRFYVAETKADAKYTNEILIDGLVAKVPPAVSAPAAAKVADPVVKPSVAEMPWRFAVMSDAQFVARAPDSDIVKNARRTLREIKAAEPDFLVINGDLVDEASPEDFALAKRILDEELGGALKYHYIPGNHEVMGGKIDNFKAVFGDTYRTFDHKGTRFITLDTSRLNLRGGGYDQVAMLRSELDKAAKDASIGSVAVLFHVPPRDPTPGKGSQLGDRKEAALVEGWLADFQRDTGKGAAYIGAHVGTFHAARVDAVPYFINGNSGKNPATSPGDGGFTGWSLWGVDPVTRTEAEHVKRNWFVDAPAWIGTQVRPHVDDLVLTAPATVAIGMPGPVTAAVQQGSRTVPAVHPVSAAWSGSPNLHVGARQTAKPWHVAVLDPATGTLTALREGQVTVAVTVSGVTRQASVALTAKAAA, from the coding sequence GTGCAGACCCTCCGATTGCTGGCCGCCACCGCGCTGCTGTTAGGCCCTCTGGCCGTGACCGTGGCGCCCGCGCAGGCCGACCCCGTACCCCCCGCAGAGGACGCGCTCGAGGCGTCGTCCTATCCACCGCCGTCCACGTTGCTGGCCCGGGCCGCGGCCGGGCAACCGCGGCTGGAGACGGCCAAGAGGACCCGGCCGGTCGCGCCGGGGATCTCGCTGACCTCGTTCGACACCTATGACGCGCTCGGCTGGCTGCGTGCGGACGCGATCACCGCCGACCTCGGCGGCGCGACGGCCGACTACGTGTTCTCCGGCGAGGTGTCCAAGACCGAGCCGCTGTCCGGGCCCGCCAAACGCTCCCACGCCGTCGCGGCCGTCAACGGCGACTTCTTCGACATCAACAACTCGGGCGCCGCCCAGGGCATCGGCGTGCAGAACGGCAACCTCATCCAGTCGCCCGTCGCCGGCCACGACAACGCGGTCGCGGTCACCGGGGACGGCGTCGGCCGGGTGCTGAAGATGTACTTCGAGGGCACCGCCACGCCGGCCGGCGGATCGCCGATCAAGCTCACCCAGTTCAACCAGATCGTGCAGGGCGGCGGCGTAGGGCTGTTCACATCCCTGTGGGGCTCCTACACGCGGGCCCGCGCCGTCGCGGGCGCGGCGTCCGTCGCCGAGGTCGTCCTGGTCAACGGGGTCGTCTCGGAGGTACGCACCTCCGCGGGCTCAGGGCCGATCCCCGCCGGGACCACGATCCTGCTGGGCCGCGACGCGGGGGCGACGGCTCTGTCCGCGTTGAAGGTCGGCGACCGAGTTGACGTGAAATATCAGCCGAAGTCGTCCGATGGCAGCACGGTCAAGGCGGCCGTCGGTGGCAACTGGGTGCTGGTCAAGGACGGCGTCGCGCAGAATTCCACCGACCAGGCCGCGCACCCCCGTACCGCCGTCGGGTTCTCCGCCGACGGCAGGAAGATGTACCTGCTGACCGTGGACGGCCGCCAAGCCGACAGCCGCGGCGTCACGCTCAACGAGCTGGCCGCGCTGATGGTCGACCTCGGCGCCGCGAACGCGCTCAACCTCGACGGCGGCGGCTCCTCCACCATGCTGGCCCGCGAGCCCGGCTCCGCCGACGTGCAGGTCGAGAACAGCCCGTCCGACGGCGGCGAGCGCCACGTCCCCAACGGCCTGGCCCTCTACGCGCCCCAGGGCAGCGGCAAGCTCAAGGGCTTCTGGCTGGAGACCGCGAACGACCCCGCCAGGGCGCCCGGCGCCGCCCCCGTCGCCGGCGGCCGTCCCGACCGGGTCTTCCCCGGCCTCACCAGGCGGCTGACCGCCGCCGGCTACGACGAGACGTACGGGCCCGCCGCCGGGACCCCGTCGTGGCGTGCCAACCCGGCCGTCCACGGCGTGGTCCGAGACGGGAGATTTCACGCTTTGGTGCCCGGCCAGACCATCGTCACCGCCTCGCGCGGCGGCGCCCAGGGCACCGTCGACCTGACCGTGCTCCAGCCGCTGCAGCGGCTCGGCACCACCGCCGACCGGCTCGGCATGCCCGGCCAGGGCCGCACCGCCACGTTCGGCGTGGTCGGCTACGACCGCAACGGCAACTCCGCGCCCATCGAGCCGGCCGACCTCACGCTCGACTACGACAAGAACCTGTTCGAGGTCACCGCGGCCGAGCACGGCTCCTTCACCGTCAAGGCCAAGCAGGCCACCGGGTCCGGGCTCATCACCGCGCGCGTCGGCAAGCTCAGCACCGCCGTGCCGGTGACCGTCGGCTTCGAGGACAAGCCGGTCGCCGACTTCGAGGATGCCGCCACGTGGACGTTCGCCGCGGCCCGCGCCACCGGCTCGCTGTCGGCGGCGCCCGGGCAGAGCGGGGGCGGGCTCAAGCTGTCGTACGACTTCACCACCTCGACCGCCACCCGGGCCGCGTACGCCAGCCCGCCGCAGCAGATCGTGGTGGACGGGCAGCCGCAGGCGTTCGGGCTGTGGATCCACTCCACCGGCAAGGGGGAGTGGCCCAGCCTGGAGTTCTACGACGCGCTCGGGCAATCGCAGATCCTGCGCGGGCCGTACATGACGTGGACCGGCTGGAGGTTCGTCGAGTTCGCCGTGCCCGCGGGCGTCAACTACCCGCTCAAGCTGCGGCGCTTCTACGTGGCCGAGACCAAGGCCGACGCCAAGTACACCAACGAGATCCTCATCGACGGGCTGGTCGCCAAGGTGCCGCCGGCGGTCTCCGCGCCCGCGGCGGCCAAGGTCGCCGACCCCGTGGTCAAGCCGTCGGTGGCGGAGATGCCGTGGCGGTTCGCGGTCATGTCGGACGCGCAGTTCGTGGCCAGGGCCCCGGACAGCGACATCGTCAAGAACGCGCGCAGAACGCTGCGCGAGATCAAGGCGGCCGAGCCGGACTTCCTGGTCATCAACGGTGACCTGGTTGACGAGGCGTCGCCCGAGGACTTCGCGCTGGCGAAGCGGATCCTCGATGAGGAGCTGGGCGGTGCACTGAAATATCACTACATTCCCGGCAACCATGAGGTGATGGGCGGCAAGATCGACAACTTCAAGGCCGTCTTCGGAGACACGTACCGGACCTTCGACCACAAGGGCACCCGCTTCATCACCCTGGACACCTCCCGGCTGAACCTCAGGGGCGGCGGCTACGACCAGGTCGCCATGCTCAGGTCCGAGCTGGACAAGGCCGCGAAGGACGCCTCGATCGGGTCCGTCGCGGTGCTGTTCCACGTGCCGCCGCGGGACCCGACGCCCGGCAAGGGCAGCCAGCTCGGCGACCGCAAGGAGGCCGCGCTGGTGGAGGGCTGGCTGGCCGACTTCCAGCGCGACACCGGCAAGGGGGCCGCCTACATCGGGGCGCACGTGGGGACGTTCCACGCGGCGCGGGTGGACGCGGTGCCGTACTTCATCAACGGAAACTCCGGCAAGAACCCCGCCACCTCACCCGGCGACGGCGGCTTCACCGGCTGGTCGCTGTGGGGCGTGGACCCGGTGACGCGGACCGAGGCCGAGCACGTCAAGCGCAACTGGTTCGTCGACGCGCCGGCCTGGATCGGCACGCAGGTCCGGCCGCACGTGGACGACCTCGTGCTCACCGCGCCCGCCACGGTCGCCATCGGCATGCCCGGGCCGGTGACGGCGGCGGTCCAACAGGGGTCGCGGACGGTTCCCGCCGTCCACCCGGTCTCGGCCGCCTGGTCCGGCTCGCCGAACCTGCACGTCGGCGCCCGGCAGACGGCCAAGCCGTGGCACGTGGCCGTGCTCGACCCGGCTACGGGCACGCTGACGGCGTTGCGCGAGGGGCAGGTGACGGTTGCCGTCACGGTCAGCGGCGTGACCCGCCAGGCGAGCGTGGCCCTCACGGCCAAGGCCGCCGCCTGA
- a CDS encoding VIT1/CCC1 transporter family protein, with translation MTIELTRPYSPEQHHHHRDVTGGWLRPAVFGAMDGLVSNFALIAGVVGAAGAGRAAVLAGFAGLAAGAFSMAAGEYTSVKSQTELMRAEIAVERRELARNPEGEQAELAALYRARGLDADLARRVAAGLSADPEQALRVHVREELGVDPDDLPSPYVAAASSFGAFAAGALVPLAPFLFGASGLVLAVVLSVLGLFGFGAAVAAMTARPWWLGGLRQLALGVGAATVTFGLGHLLGVTVS, from the coding sequence ATGACCATCGAGCTCACCCGGCCGTACTCTCCTGAGCAGCACCACCACCACCGCGACGTCACCGGTGGCTGGCTGCGCCCGGCGGTGTTCGGCGCCATGGACGGGCTCGTGTCGAACTTCGCGCTGATCGCCGGCGTCGTGGGGGCGGCGGGCGCCGGGCGGGCCGCGGTGCTGGCCGGGTTCGCCGGGCTGGCCGCCGGGGCGTTCTCCATGGCGGCCGGCGAGTACACGTCGGTGAAGTCCCAGACCGAGCTGATGCGGGCGGAGATCGCCGTGGAGCGGCGCGAGCTGGCCCGCAACCCGGAGGGCGAGCAGGCAGAGCTGGCCGCGCTCTACCGGGCCCGCGGCCTGGATGCCGACCTGGCGCGGCGGGTCGCCGCGGGGTTGTCGGCCGATCCCGAGCAGGCGCTCCGGGTGCATGTTCGCGAGGAACTGGGCGTGGACCCGGACGATCTGCCCTCGCCGTACGTGGCCGCCGCCTCGTCGTTCGGCGCGTTCGCGGCCGGGGCGCTGGTGCCGCTGGCGCCGTTCCTGTTCGGCGCGTCCGGCCTGGTGCTGGCCGTGGTGCTGAGCGTGCTGGGGTTGTTCGGGTTCGGCGCGGCGGTGGCGGCGATGACGGCGCGGCCGTGGTGGCTGGGCGGCCTGCGGCAGCTCGCGCTCGGTGTGGGCGCCGCGACGGTGACCTTCGGCCTGGGACACCTGCTCGGCGTCACGGTGTCCTAG
- a CDS encoding LysE family translocator → MSSVTQFVAFGGVVLLGAMSPGPDFAVVVRRSAVSGRGYGMAAALGISVGVFAWVVAAATGVAALLAASAAAFTVVKVVGAAYLLYLGVKALRSALRRGGEPTLDVAADPGRRSPWAAFAEGLLTNALNPKAALFFVALVPQFVSGGASLADTLMLSLIALAGTVLWFLVVATIVGTLRKVFARPAVRRAVDGLTGVALIGLGVKLAAAGRP, encoded by the coding sequence GTGAGCTCTGTGACGCAGTTCGTGGCTTTCGGTGGTGTCGTGTTGCTCGGGGCCATGTCGCCCGGTCCGGACTTCGCGGTGGTCGTACGACGTTCCGCCGTCTCCGGGCGCGGCTACGGCATGGCTGCCGCGCTCGGAATCTCCGTGGGCGTCTTCGCCTGGGTGGTGGCCGCGGCCACCGGCGTGGCGGCGCTGCTGGCCGCCTCGGCGGCGGCGTTCACCGTGGTCAAGGTGGTCGGCGCGGCCTACCTGCTGTATCTCGGGGTCAAGGCGCTGCGCTCAGCCCTGCGCAGGGGCGGGGAGCCGACGCTGGACGTGGCGGCCGATCCTGGGCGGCGCAGCCCGTGGGCGGCCTTCGCCGAGGGGCTGCTCACCAATGCGCTCAACCCCAAGGCGGCGCTGTTCTTCGTCGCCCTCGTGCCGCAGTTCGTCAGCGGCGGCGCCTCCCTGGCCGACACGCTCATGCTCTCGCTGATCGCGCTGGCAGGGACGGTCCTGTGGTTCCTGGTGGTGGCCACCATCGTGGGCACGCTGCGCAAGGTGTTCGCCAGGCCCGCCGTGCGCCGGGCCGTGGACGGATTGACCGGGGTCGCGCTCATCGGCCTCGGCGTCAAGCTCGCTGCCGCCGGCCGTCCGTAG
- a CDS encoding spore germination protein GerW family protein — MDIMELVERSKDAATVKRVFGEPIQHGDVVVIPVARVAHGGGGGQGEGKGEKGEESGGSGGGFGFGATPAGVFVLKDGDVLWRPAVDVNRIVLGGQAVAIVLLLTLRAIFKRRRRKR; from the coding sequence ATGGACATCATGGAACTGGTGGAACGGTCGAAGGACGCCGCAACCGTCAAGCGAGTCTTCGGTGAGCCGATCCAGCACGGCGACGTCGTCGTCATCCCCGTCGCCAGGGTCGCCCACGGAGGCGGCGGCGGTCAGGGCGAGGGCAAGGGGGAGAAGGGCGAGGAGAGCGGGGGCAGCGGCGGCGGATTCGGCTTCGGGGCCACGCCGGCAGGCGTGTTCGTGCTGAAGGACGGCGATGTCCTGTGGCGGCCCGCTGTGGACGTCAACCGCATCGTGCTGGGTGGCCAGGCCGTCGCGATCGTGTTACTGCTGACCCTGCGCGCCATCTTCAAGAGGCGGCGCCGTAAGCGCTGA
- the pgi gene encoding glucose-6-phosphate isomerase, producing the protein MDQSLATRGGSVNGDITQSQEWAALSKHQEELAGTTLRELFAEDPGRAERMTVTAGDLYLDYAKHRATQETVDLLVALAERAGLRDRITAMFSGEHINVSEDRAVLHVALRAPREAELVVDGQDVVADVHAVLDKMSAFADRVRSEEWKGATGKAIETVVNIGIGGSDLGPAMAYEALRDYADAGIAARFVSNIDPADITGNLRDLDPETTLFVVSSKTFTTLETLTNARVARRWLVEALGGDAVSKHFVAVSTNAEKVAEFGIDTDNMFGFWDWVGGRYSYDGAIGLSLMIAIGPERFREMLAGFHTIDEHFRTAPFHANMPVLMGLLGVWYDDFFGAETRAVLPYSQRLHRFPAYLQQLTMESNGKSVRADGAPVATNTGEIFWGEPGTNGQHAFYQLLHQGTRLVPADFIGFAEPHDDREGMHDQLTANLLAQTSALAFGKTAEEIAAEGTATAIVPHKVMPGNRPTSTILAPKLTPSTLGQLVALYEHIVFVEGTIWGVDSFDQWGVELGKKMALDLAPALTSEEPPTALPDPSTERLVRKYRELRGRRV; encoded by the coding sequence ATGGATCAGTCATTGGCAACCCGAGGAGGAAGCGTGAACGGCGACATCACCCAGAGCCAGGAATGGGCGGCTCTGTCCAAGCACCAGGAGGAGCTGGCGGGCACGACCCTGCGTGAGCTGTTCGCGGAGGACCCCGGCCGTGCCGAGCGTATGACGGTGACCGCCGGCGACCTCTATCTCGACTACGCCAAGCACCGCGCCACCCAGGAGACCGTGGACCTGCTCGTGGCCCTGGCCGAGCGGGCGGGCCTGCGTGACCGGATCACCGCCATGTTCTCCGGCGAGCACATCAACGTCAGCGAGGACCGCGCCGTGCTGCACGTCGCGCTGCGCGCCCCGCGGGAGGCCGAGCTGGTCGTGGACGGGCAGGACGTCGTGGCCGACGTGCACGCCGTGCTCGACAAGATGAGCGCCTTCGCCGACCGCGTCAGGTCCGAGGAGTGGAAGGGCGCCACCGGCAAGGCGATCGAGACCGTCGTCAACATCGGCATCGGCGGCTCCGACCTCGGCCCGGCGATGGCCTACGAGGCGCTGCGCGACTACGCCGACGCCGGCATCGCGGCCCGGTTCGTCTCCAACATCGACCCGGCCGACATCACCGGCAACCTTCGCGACCTCGATCCCGAGACGACGCTGTTCGTGGTCAGCTCCAAGACCTTCACCACGCTGGAGACCCTCACCAACGCCAGGGTCGCGCGCCGCTGGCTGGTCGAGGCCCTCGGCGGGGACGCGGTGTCCAAGCATTTCGTGGCCGTCTCCACCAACGCCGAGAAGGTCGCCGAGTTCGGCATCGACACCGACAACATGTTCGGCTTCTGGGACTGGGTCGGCGGCCGCTACTCCTATGACGGCGCCATCGGGCTGTCGCTGATGATCGCCATCGGGCCCGAGCGTTTCCGTGAGATGCTCGCCGGCTTCCACACCATCGACGAGCACTTCCGCACCGCGCCGTTCCACGCCAACATGCCGGTGCTGATGGGTCTGCTCGGGGTCTGGTATGACGACTTCTTCGGCGCCGAGACCCGTGCCGTCCTGCCCTACAGCCAGCGGCTGCACCGCTTCCCGGCCTACCTGCAGCAGCTCACGATGGAGTCCAACGGCAAGTCCGTACGGGCCGACGGCGCCCCGGTCGCCACCAACACCGGCGAGATCTTCTGGGGCGAGCCGGGCACCAACGGCCAGCACGCCTTCTACCAGCTCCTGCACCAGGGCACTCGCCTCGTCCCGGCCGACTTCATCGGCTTCGCCGAGCCGCATGACGACCGCGAGGGCATGCACGACCAGCTGACCGCCAACCTCCTCGCCCAGACGTCGGCGCTGGCGTTCGGCAAGACGGCCGAGGAGATCGCCGCCGAGGGCACCGCGACCGCCATCGTTCCCCACAAGGTGATGCCCGGCAACCGCCCCACCTCCACGATCCTCGCCCCGAAACTGACCCCGTCCACGCTCGGCCAGCTCGTGGCGCTCTACGAGCACATCGTGTTCGTCGAGGGCACCATCTGGGGCGTCGACTCCTTCGACCAGTGGGGGGTGGAGCTGGGCAAGAAGATGGCCCTCGACCTGGCCCCGGCTCTCACCTCGGAAGAGCCCCCCACGGCTCTCCCGGACCCGTCCACGGAACGGCTGGTGCGCAAATACCGCGAACTCCGCGGCCGCCGCGTCTGA
- a CDS encoding RNA-guided endonuclease InsQ/TnpB family protein, which translates to MMCSSRGARVAGGGGVALVLAGRRYCLEFDFGQRLFAERLGGICRSVWNTGLEQRRAYRRRGAFIGYEAQCRQLAEAKSDPDCAWLSEAPAQVVQQTLKDLDLACRQHGTWKVRWKSKARWRPSFRFPTAKHIPVERINRKWGRVFLPKFGWIRFRLSRPLGGSVKSATVARDGKHWFISFLVDDGLGEVGEHARPGRHVGVDRGVVTAAVTSEGEFFDRRHADEDGVSSTAPPVEGGDGPGETGFLSAGEAIRYRRLERKLARSKKGSNRRRRVVRAMGDLMRRARWRRADFNAQTAHRLTRDNAIVTLEKLNIRAMTASVAPKPDPGKPGGYLPNGRAAKAGLNKSILDKGWYGLETALRSKARYTGTSIRVVDPAYTSQTCSNPLCGTVDAKSREGQADFRCTSCGHVEHADVNAAKNIEARGYAAGLVVSGRGDPPGSVKRQAPRTIARGVGDAPRAAA; encoded by the coding sequence ATGATGTGTTCGAGTCGTGGGGCGAGAGTGGCTGGTGGGGGAGGTGTTGCGCTGGTGTTGGCAGGTCGGAGGTACTGCTTGGAGTTCGATTTCGGTCAGCGGCTGTTCGCGGAGCGGTTGGGCGGGATCTGCCGCAGTGTGTGGAACACCGGTTTGGAGCAGCGTCGCGCCTATCGGCGCCGGGGTGCGTTCATCGGCTATGAGGCGCAGTGCCGCCAGCTCGCCGAGGCGAAGAGCGACCCGGATTGTGCCTGGTTGTCGGAGGCTCCCGCGCAGGTCGTCCAGCAGACGCTGAAGGATCTGGATCTCGCCTGCCGCCAGCACGGCACATGGAAGGTGCGGTGGAAGAGCAAGGCAAGGTGGAGGCCGTCTTTTCGGTTCCCAACGGCCAAACACATCCCGGTCGAGCGGATCAATCGTAAGTGGGGGCGGGTGTTCCTGCCGAAGTTCGGGTGGATAAGGTTCCGCCTGTCCCGCCCCTTGGGAGGGAGCGTGAAGTCGGCGACCGTGGCCCGCGATGGCAAGCATTGGTTCATCAGCTTCCTCGTCGACGATGGCCTCGGCGAGGTGGGCGAGCACGCCCGTCCCGGCCGGCATGTGGGGGTCGACCGGGGGGTGGTCACCGCCGCCGTCACCAGCGAGGGGGAGTTCTTCGACCGCCGGCACGCCGATGAGGACGGCGTTTCGTCGACAGCGCCGCCGGTTGAGGGCGGCGACGGCCCGGGCGAGACGGGGTTCCTGTCGGCGGGTGAGGCCATCCGGTACAGGCGGCTGGAGCGCAAGCTGGCTCGGTCGAAGAAGGGCTCGAACCGGCGTCGGCGGGTGGTGCGGGCGATGGGCGATCTGATGCGGCGGGCGCGGTGGCGGCGCGCGGACTTCAATGCCCAGACCGCGCATCGGCTCACCCGCGACAACGCGATCGTCACGCTGGAGAAGCTGAACATCCGGGCGATGACCGCGTCGGTCGCGCCGAAGCCCGATCCCGGAAAGCCGGGAGGGTACCTGCCCAACGGGCGCGCGGCGAAAGCCGGATTGAACAAGTCGATTCTGGATAAGGGGTGGTACGGGCTGGAGACCGCGTTGCGGTCCAAGGCCCGCTACACCGGGACCTCGATTCGGGTCGTGGATCCTGCGTACACGTCACAGACGTGCTCGAACCCGCTCTGCGGGACGGTGGACGCGAAGAGCCGCGAGGGTCAAGCGGACTTTCGATGCACCTCCTGCGGGCATGTCGAGCACGCTGATGTGAACGCGGCGAAGAACATCGAAGCCAGAGGATACGCGGCCGGGCTGGTCGTGTCAGGGCGTGGAGACCCTCCCGGGTCGGTGAAGCGTCAAGCACCCCGTACCATAGCTCGCGGCGTGGGTGACGCGCCGCGAGCTGCCGCGTAA
- a CDS encoding sensor histidine kinase: protein MRRFVADVSHELRTPLFGIKGFSELYRMGGTEAGPALARIESESGRLARLVEDLLLLAGLVEAGDPGLDLTPTDLRTLAADARHNFAALDPSRPIAFTEPFGGPTASAPVLGDEARLRQVVSNLVGNAVTHTPAGTAVRIGVGTSDGESVLAIVTATAAGWRSARRPAKAPPSRSASRPPTLSDQSVRPGTPGASATAAGRSHSLVTVSAAPERAEASSDSMISSTWNASDPPVRRAAAPRERVHPGAGTRPAGPDRGTHPVGVRRPRRHPPHHRPHRVPLGPGRRHQDQASAKAP, encoded by the coding sequence ATGCGCAGGTTCGTCGCAGACGTCAGCCACGAACTGCGGACCCCGCTGTTCGGCATCAAGGGCTTCTCCGAGCTGTACCGGATGGGCGGCACGGAGGCGGGGCCCGCGCTGGCCCGCATCGAGAGCGAGTCCGGGCGGCTGGCGCGCCTGGTGGAGGACCTGCTGCTGCTCGCCGGCCTCGTCGAGGCCGGCGATCCCGGACTCGACCTCACCCCGACGGACCTCCGTACCCTGGCCGCCGACGCCCGGCACAATTTCGCCGCGCTGGACCCGTCCCGGCCCATCGCCTTCACCGAGCCGTTCGGCGGGCCGACGGCGAGCGCGCCGGTGCTGGGCGACGAGGCCCGGTTGCGGCAGGTGGTCAGCAACCTGGTCGGGAACGCCGTCACCCACACGCCCGCCGGCACTGCGGTCAGGATCGGCGTGGGCACCTCCGATGGGGAGTCAGTGCTGGCCATCGTCACCGCCACGGCGGCCGGGTGGAGGTCCGCTCGGCGCCCGGCGAAGGCGCCGCCTTCCAGGTCCGCCTCCCGGCCGCCGACCCTGTCTGATCAGTCCGTACGGCCCGGCACGCCGGGCGCCAGTGCCACCGCCGCGGGCCGTTCGCACTCGCTCGTGACGGTGTCCGCCGCCCCGGAACGCGCCGAGGCCAGCAGCGACTCCATGATCTCAAGCACGTGGAACGCCAGTGACCCGCCCGTACGCCGTGCTGCAGCACCACGCGAGCGCGTTCACCCCGGAGCAGGAACGAGACCGGCTGGCCCAGATCGTGGCACCCACCCTGTGGGAGTACGGCGGCCGAGACGCCATCCGCCACATCATCGGCCGCACCGCGTTCCGCTCGGACCAGGAAGAAGACACCAGGACCAGGCTTCGGCAAAGGCGCCCTGA
- a CDS encoding NUDIX hydrolase: MRASDSERDPQAWNAYLAEGNARQPRKRVGADVLIRDEHGHVLLVDPAYKPDWDLPGGMAEANEAPASAAHRELKEELGLDLEIGRLLVVDWVPPHGPWDDSLMFIFDGGVMKHRHLAHLKVVDPELASVRLVDPAEMQELLRPYVWRRVRAALHALSNALAVYCDDGYPLT, from the coding sequence ATGCGGGCCTCGGACTCCGAACGCGACCCTCAAGCCTGGAACGCCTACCTCGCCGAAGGTAACGCCCGTCAACCCCGCAAGCGAGTGGGTGCCGACGTCCTGATCCGCGACGAACACGGCCACGTCCTGCTCGTGGACCCGGCCTACAAGCCAGACTGGGATCTCCCTGGCGGCATGGCCGAAGCCAACGAGGCGCCCGCCTCGGCGGCCCATCGAGAGCTCAAGGAGGAACTCGGTCTCGACCTTGAAATCGGCCGCTTGCTGGTCGTGGACTGGGTGCCACCTCACGGGCCGTGGGATGACTCGCTGATGTTCATCTTCGACGGCGGAGTCATGAAGCATCGGCACCTTGCACATCTGAAAGTCGTCGACCCCGAACTCGCCAGCGTCCGCCTCGTCGACCCAGCCGAGATGCAGGAGCTACTGCGGCCCTACGTATGGCGCCGGGTCCGCGCCGCCCTCCACGCGCTCTCTAACGCACTAGCGGTGTATTGCGACGACGGGTACCCACTTACTTAG